Proteins co-encoded in one Halorussus lipolyticus genomic window:
- a CDS encoding DUF5781 family protein translates to MEVHVHGPGPTAPFLRARDLFETEYDLDSPVHVRIRENPDERTWTAHPDDHVLNISRQAATSVMARELALHEFAHMARHEEAHPSHTQSTEEVLFLALAGKSVERRRVTHCYQIANHMKDIYADDITLRVGPTHKLVSFLESELAAAVADQPTGEREGASRERDGLRLTSTSDPEMTAVNAAFALALVERHGLVESDHRLYDLAHAAANDAPEVSLAEFKHRFKSLGPDPDESEYRRSLVEATREFAVGGGEQAAD, encoded by the coding sequence ATGGAGGTTCACGTCCACGGTCCGGGTCCGACAGCGCCCTTCCTCCGCGCCCGCGACCTGTTCGAGACCGAGTACGACCTCGACTCGCCGGTTCACGTCCGCATCCGGGAGAACCCCGACGAGCGGACGTGGACCGCCCACCCCGACGACCACGTGCTGAACATCTCCCGGCAGGCCGCGACCAGCGTGATGGCCCGCGAACTCGCCTTACACGAGTTCGCACACATGGCCCGTCACGAGGAGGCCCACCCCTCCCACACCCAATCGACCGAGGAGGTTCTGTTTCTCGCGCTGGCCGGGAAATCGGTCGAGCGTCGGCGCGTGACCCACTGCTATCAAATCGCCAATCACATGAAGGACATCTACGCCGACGACATCACCCTCCGGGTGGGTCCGACCCACAAACTCGTCTCCTTCCTCGAATCCGAACTGGCGGCCGCGGTGGCCGACCAACCGACCGGGGAACGCGAGGGGGCGAGTCGGGAGCGCGACGGACTGCGCCTGACCAGCACCTCCGACCCCGAGATGACCGCGGTCAACGCCGCGTTCGCCCTCGCGCTGGTCGAGCGCCACGGCCTCGTGGAGTCGGACCACCGACTCTACGACCTCGCCCACGCCGCCGCCAACGACGCCCCCGAGGTCAGTCTAGCCGAGTTCAAACACCGCTTCAAATCCCTCGGTCCGGACCCCGACGAGAGCGAGTACCGCCGCTCGCTGGTCGAAGCGACCAGAGAGTTCGCGGTCGGCGGCGGAGAACAGGCGGCGGACTGA
- a CDS encoding cupin domain-containing protein encodes MSYSKVNTRDVDPIADGMRFLRDPLDCEKLGVTVLDADPGWTGKEHDHADDGQEEVYVLLEGEATVTVEGEDVHLEAGEALRIPADATRQIHNGDAESKFVLVGASDGE; translated from the coding sequence ATGTCCTACAGCAAGGTCAACACCAGAGACGTGGACCCGATAGCCGACGGCATGCGCTTCCTCCGGGACCCCCTCGACTGCGAGAAACTCGGCGTGACCGTCCTCGACGCCGACCCCGGATGGACCGGCAAGGAACACGACCACGCCGACGATGGTCAGGAGGAGGTCTACGTCCTCCTCGAAGGCGAGGCCACCGTCACTGTCGAGGGCGAAGACGTACACCTCGAAGCGGGCGAGGCCCTGCGCATCCCGGCCGACGCCACGCGCCAGATTCACAACGGCGACGCCGAGAGCAAATTCGTCCTCGTCGGGGCGTCCGACGGCGAGTAA
- a CDS encoding 30S ribosomal protein S7, with amino-acid sequence MAAEDQPDPEKPAGTDEDGAAAADLFGEWDITNIEYADPSTERYITVTPVAHTMGRHASKQFRKSEVSIVERLINRLMQTEENTGKKQKTMRITREAFEKIHDRTDENPVQVLVTAVENAAPREETVRLKYGGISVPKAVDVAPQRRVDQALKFIAEGVHSASFKTSTDASEALASQLIGAADYDVQTYAINQKEEKERVAAAAR; translated from the coding sequence ATGGCAGCAGAAGACCAACCCGACCCCGAGAAACCCGCGGGCACGGACGAGGACGGAGCGGCCGCCGCCGACCTGTTCGGCGAGTGGGACATCACGAACATCGAGTACGCCGACCCCTCGACCGAGCGTTACATCACGGTCACGCCGGTCGCTCACACGATGGGTCGCCACGCCTCCAAGCAGTTCCGCAAGAGCGAGGTGTCCATCGTCGAGCGTCTCATCAACCGCCTGATGCAGACCGAGGAGAACACGGGCAAGAAGCAGAAGACGATGCGCATCACCCGTGAGGCCTTCGAGAAGATTCACGACCGCACCGACGAGAACCCGGTGCAGGTCCTCGTCACCGCCGTCGAGAACGCGGCCCCCCGAGAGGAGACCGTCCGCCTGAAGTACGGTGGCATCTCCGTCCCGAAGGCCGTGGACGTGGCACCCCAGCGCCGCGTGGACCAAGCCCTCAAGTTCATCGCCGAGGGCGTCCACAGCGCCTCGTTCAAGACCTCGACCGACGCCTCCGAGGCACTGGCCAGCCAACTCATCGGCGCGGCCGACTACGACGTTCAGACCTACGCCATCAACCAGAAAGAAGAGAAAGAGCGCGTCGCGGCCGCGGCCCGCTAA
- a CDS encoding PQQ-dependent sugar dehydrogenase — protein sequence MDENAVGRTRRRFLAGVGAVGAAGFAGCGRLAERELRPEYELNHTAEDWSRYDPEWDGPTNSPLSVSLEPEVLVENLEIPWDLAFAPTGELFLTERTGRIRRFDVEGSGLETIGKPASVIDAEAMAPGPDDKPFWETWFVEGGEGGMLGVAVHPKYPEASYIYAYFTAETEGGGKENRVVRYDVDAEDPTETGEIVVDGIPAGGVHNGGRIAFGPDNYLWITTGEAGQGDLAQDTSSLAGSVLRVNTVGDPADDNPDLPGDDADDRIYTYGHRNPQCITWLPDATPVVTEHGPDGHDEVNVLEPGANYGWPEARTESEYRGSDFHRPVVNTPESWGPCGGVFYTGDAIPAWRNRLVFGSLIGQRINVVTLAEEAGDLPPVEDAGEGETRGMRFDADWLDSDYAATAHWTLTDVLGRVRHVEQGPDGHLYAITSNRDGRPKGDTFPRQRDDVLVRLRPRSE from the coding sequence ATGGACGAAAACGCTGTCGGCCGGACGCGCCGACGATTTCTCGCGGGCGTCGGTGCGGTCGGCGCGGCCGGATTCGCGGGGTGCGGGCGATTGGCCGAGCGCGAACTGCGACCGGAGTACGAACTCAACCACACCGCCGAGGACTGGTCTCGCTACGACCCCGAGTGGGACGGGCCGACGAACTCGCCGCTGTCGGTCTCGCTGGAACCCGAGGTGTTGGTCGAGAATCTGGAGATTCCGTGGGACCTCGCGTTCGCGCCGACCGGCGAGTTGTTCCTGACCGAGCGAACCGGGCGCATCCGGCGCTTCGATGTCGAGGGCAGTGGTCTCGAAACGATTGGCAAACCTGCTTCCGTCATCGACGCCGAGGCCATGGCTCCGGGTCCCGACGACAAACCGTTCTGGGAAACGTGGTTCGTGGAGGGCGGCGAGGGCGGCATGCTCGGCGTCGCGGTCCACCCCAAGTACCCCGAGGCCTCGTACATCTACGCCTACTTCACGGCGGAGACGGAGGGCGGCGGGAAGGAGAACCGCGTCGTCCGGTACGACGTGGACGCCGAGGACCCGACCGAGACCGGCGAAATCGTCGTGGACGGGATTCCGGCCGGCGGAGTCCACAACGGCGGGCGCATCGCGTTCGGTCCGGACAACTACCTCTGGATTACCACCGGCGAGGCCGGACAGGGGGACCTCGCACAGGACACCTCGTCGCTCGCGGGGAGCGTCCTCCGGGTGAACACCGTCGGCGACCCCGCAGACGACAACCCCGACCTGCCCGGCGACGACGCCGACGACCGAATCTACACTTACGGGCATCGCAACCCCCAGTGCATCACGTGGCTTCCCGACGCCACGCCCGTCGTCACCGAACACGGTCCCGACGGTCACGACGAGGTGAACGTGCTGGAACCCGGCGCGAACTACGGGTGGCCCGAGGCCCGAACCGAATCGGAGTACAGGGGAAGCGACTTCCATCGCCCGGTGGTGAACACGCCGGAATCGTGGGGACCCTGCGGTGGCGTCTTCTACACCGGCGACGCGATTCCGGCGTGGCGCAATCGACTGGTCTTCGGGTCGCTCATCGGCCAGCGAATCAACGTGGTCACGCTGGCCGAGGAGGCCGGAGACCTTCCACCGGTCGAGGACGCGGGCGAGGGCGAGACCCGCGGGATGCGCTTCGACGCCGATTGGCTCGATTCGGACTACGCCGCGACAGCGCACTGGACGCTGACCGACGTGCTTGGCCGGGTGCGTCACGTCGAGCAGGGACCGGACGGCCACCTCTACGCCATCACGTCGAATCGAGACGGCAGACCGAAGGGCGACACCTTCCCGCGACAGCGCGACGACGTGCTGGTTCGGCTTCGACCGCGGAGCGAGTGA